One segment of Herbaspirillum hiltneri N3 DNA contains the following:
- a CDS encoding aldo/keto reductase, with amino-acid sequence MQYRRLGKSNLKVSALCLGTMMFGDQTPIDEARSIVASAREHGVNFIDTADVYSKGKSEEMVGKLLQGQRGDWVLASKLGNAMAGAPNQSHYSRHWIVAETDNILRRLDTDYLDVLYMHRDYHEENLEEAIQALGDLIRAGKIRGFGVSNFRGWRIAEIVRLCEKNNVPLPLVCQPYYNLLNRMPEVEILPACANYGLGVVPYSPIARGVLTGKYKPGQKPPEDTRAGRGDKRIMETEFREESLLIAERLQQHCAARGVKLGQFATAWVLANSAISSVIAGPRTLAQMEDYYDAVELKISAEEEALIDGMVTPGHSSTPGYNDPSYPFFGRVAAR; translated from the coding sequence ATGCAATATCGACGCCTCGGCAAAAGCAACCTGAAAGTCTCGGCCCTGTGCCTGGGCACGATGATGTTCGGCGACCAGACGCCGATTGACGAGGCGCGCAGCATCGTCGCCTCGGCGCGCGAGCACGGCGTCAATTTCATCGATACCGCCGACGTCTATTCCAAGGGCAAGTCGGAAGAAATGGTGGGCAAGCTGCTGCAAGGCCAGCGTGGCGATTGGGTGCTGGCGAGCAAGCTCGGCAACGCCATGGCCGGTGCGCCGAACCAGTCGCACTATTCGCGTCACTGGATCGTGGCCGAGACCGACAACATCCTGCGCCGCCTCGATACCGATTATCTCGACGTGCTGTACATGCACCGCGATTACCACGAAGAAAACCTGGAAGAGGCGATTCAGGCGCTGGGCGACCTGATCCGTGCGGGCAAGATCCGCGGCTTCGGCGTATCGAATTTCCGCGGCTGGCGCATCGCCGAAATCGTCCGCCTGTGCGAGAAGAACAACGTGCCGCTGCCGCTGGTGTGCCAGCCGTACTACAACCTGTTGAACCGCATGCCTGAAGTGGAAATCCTGCCGGCATGCGCCAACTACGGTCTCGGCGTGGTGCCTTACAGCCCGATTGCACGCGGTGTGCTGACCGGCAAGTACAAGCCGGGCCAGAAGCCGCCTGAAGATACGCGCGCCGGCCGCGGCGACAAGCGCATCATGGAAACCGAATTCCGCGAAGAGTCGCTGCTCATCGCCGAACGCCTGCAGCAGCATTGCGCTGCGCGCGGCGTCAAGCTGGGACAGTTTGCAACGGCGTGGGTGCTGGCCAATTCGGCGATCAGCAGCGTGATCGCCGGGCCGCGCACCCTGGCGCAGATGGAAGATTATTACGATGCCGTGGAATTGAAAATCAGCGCAGAGGAAGAGGCGCTGATCGACGGTATGGTGACGCCGGGGCATTCATCGACGCCGGGTTACAACGATCCTAGCTATCCGTTCTTCGGCCGCGTTGCGGCCAGGTAA
- a CDS encoding D-amino acid dehydrogenase: MHICVLGAGVIGVTSAYRLLEDGHQVTLLDARAQAGAGTSLGNGAQLSYSYVAPLADPSVWTHWPHYLFSADSPLTLKPKPDPAQWRWLIQFLAASNAARVQRTTIELLQLAFFSRDEMAHILQAAPIDFSHRTAGKLVMYTDPAGLASARKQIAFQAQHGCQQEVIDAARCLEIEPALGKARRNWAGGVYTPSEEAGDCAQFCQALVERMQANPNFRFLPSTTVSGVTMRDGAIASVRTATGAIDAEAFVLALGADSAGFARQAGFRLPLYPLKGYSITVPLDDAMSQAAAPQVSITDISRKIVYARLGNRLRVAGRVELVGMDASIPPRAIDELSNGADELFPGSINPANAARLSPWAGFRPATPSGVPVIGASPVRNLYLNIGQGALGWTLACGSAALLAAQIGGRKTAIDDAPFRYTR, encoded by the coding sequence ATGCATATCTGCGTACTCGGCGCCGGCGTCATCGGCGTCACTTCAGCGTATCGTCTGCTCGAAGACGGCCATCAGGTCACCTTGCTGGATGCACGCGCGCAAGCCGGCGCCGGCACCAGCCTCGGCAACGGCGCCCAACTGAGCTATTCCTACGTCGCGCCGCTGGCCGACCCGTCGGTGTGGACGCATTGGCCGCACTACCTGTTCAGCGCCGATTCGCCGCTGACGCTGAAACCGAAACCCGATCCGGCGCAATGGCGCTGGCTGATCCAGTTCCTCGCCGCCAGCAACGCCGCGCGCGTGCAGCGCACTACCATCGAACTGCTGCAACTGGCGTTCTTCAGCCGCGACGAGATGGCGCACATCCTGCAGGCCGCGCCGATCGATTTCAGCCATCGCACCGCCGGCAAGCTGGTGATGTACACCGATCCGGCCGGACTGGCGTCGGCGCGCAAGCAGATCGCCTTCCAGGCGCAGCACGGCTGCCAACAGGAAGTGATCGACGCCGCGCGCTGCCTGGAAATCGAACCGGCGCTCGGCAAGGCGCGCCGCAACTGGGCCGGCGGCGTCTACACGCCGAGCGAGGAAGCCGGCGATTGCGCGCAGTTTTGTCAGGCGCTGGTCGAACGCATGCAGGCCAATCCGAATTTCCGCTTCCTGCCATCCACCACCGTCTCGGGCGTGACGATGCGCGACGGCGCCATCGCGTCGGTCCGCACGGCTACCGGCGCCATCGATGCCGAGGCATTTGTGCTGGCGCTGGGCGCCGACAGCGCCGGCTTCGCGCGGCAGGCCGGCTTTCGCCTGCCGCTCTATCCGCTCAAGGGTTATAGCATCACGGTGCCGCTCGACGATGCGATGTCGCAAGCCGCCGCGCCGCAGGTATCGATCACCGACATCTCGCGCAAGATCGTCTACGCGCGCCTGGGCAACCGGCTGCGCGTGGCCGGCCGCGTCGAGCTGGTCGGCATGGACGCAAGCATTCCTCCGCGCGCCATCGATGAACTGAGCAACGGCGCCGACGAGCTGTTCCCGGGCAGCATCAACCCCGCCAACGCCGCACGGCTGTCGCCGTGGGCCGGCTTCCGTCCCGCCACGCCGAGCGGCGTGCCGGTCATCGGCGCCTCGCCGGTCAGGAATCTCTATCTGAATATCGGCCAGGGCGCACTCGGCTGGACCCTGGCTTGCGGCAGCGCTGCCTTGCTGGCGGCGCAGATCGGCGGGCGCAAGACGGCGATCGACGACGCGCCGTTCCGCTACACGAGGTAG
- a CDS encoding HpcH/HpaI aldolase family protein, translating to MRQNPLRTLFAQKKLALNGWASIGNSFLAEVVADCGYDAVTVDLQHGLFSIESAVPMLQAISTTNAAPLVRCSENSLGEINKLLDAGAYGVICPLINSKEDAERFVRACHYSPRGGRSYGPARGVLYGGKDYFEHANRTVLTLAMIETRQGLAAVEDILSVPDLDGIFIGPSDLAIELGLTPDSWSDDKVDQAIKHLITVSHARGKYVGIFCGSVEMAERMKAYGVDMLTPGTDVQLLRAETSRRIGILRG from the coding sequence ATGCGGCAAAATCCCCTGCGCACCTTGTTCGCGCAAAAGAAACTGGCCCTCAACGGCTGGGCGTCCATCGGCAATTCCTTCCTCGCCGAAGTGGTCGCCGATTGCGGCTACGACGCCGTCACGGTGGATTTGCAACACGGCCTGTTCTCGATCGAATCGGCGGTGCCGATGCTGCAAGCGATCTCCACCACCAACGCCGCGCCGCTGGTGCGCTGCTCCGAAAACAGCCTGGGCGAAATCAACAAGCTGCTCGACGCCGGCGCCTACGGCGTGATCTGTCCGCTCATCAACAGCAAGGAAGACGCCGAACGTTTCGTCCGCGCCTGTCACTACTCACCGCGCGGCGGCCGCAGCTACGGCCCCGCACGCGGCGTGCTGTATGGCGGCAAGGATTATTTCGAACACGCCAACCGTACCGTGCTCACGCTGGCCATGATCGAGACGCGCCAGGGCCTGGCGGCGGTGGAAGACATCCTGTCGGTGCCTGATCTCGACGGCATCTTCATCGGTCCCAGCGACCTTGCCATCGAGCTCGGACTGACGCCGGACTCGTGGAGCGACGACAAGGTCGACCAGGCCATCAAGCACCTGATCACGGTGTCGCACGCGCGCGGCAAATACGTCGGCATCTTCTGCGGCTCGGTGGAAATGGCGGAACGCATGAAAGCCTATGGTGTCGACATGCTCACGCCCGGCACCGACGTGCAGCTGCTGCGCGCCGAAACCAGCCGCCGCATCGGCATCCTGCGCGGCTGA